Proteins co-encoded in one Aspergillus fumigatus Af293 chromosome 6, whole genome shotgun sequence genomic window:
- a CDS encoding putative choline sulfatase: MAAKKPNILYIMADQMAAPLLAFHDKNSPIKTPNLDRLAREGVVFDSAYCNSPLCAPSRFVMVTGQLPSKIGAYDNASDLPADIPTYAHYLRREGYHTALAGKMHFCGPDQLHGYEQRLTSDIYPGDYGWSVNWDEPDIRPDWYHNMSSVMEAGPVVRTNQLDFDEEVIYKSTQYLYDHVRHRTDQPFCLTVSMTHPHDPYAMTKEFWDLYEDVDIPLPKTPAIPQDQQDPHSQRVLKCIDLWGKEIPEERIKAARRAYYAACTYVDTNVGKLLKVLENCGLRDDTIVVFTGDHGDMLGERGLWYKMVWYENSARVPMIVHAPNRFAPKRVSENVSTMDLLPTFAAMAGAPLVKELPLDGVSLMPYLTGEEGVKTDTVLGEYMAEGTQSPTVMIRRGRWKFVYSLIDPPMLYDLENDPEERVNLVAGLAVPSQSLAVKGAAVDQVKSTALPTPADTPSETPRASPVPQRANSSFPFPTPPRTPSPAKLPVAVPATTDPATLLAHFTEEVHARWDLKAIQEDVLRSQRRRRLVYSALIRGTPTIWDYEPRIDPSTQYVRNQGKGALDDVEFISRWPRVLQQAANAMGAKV, encoded by the exons ATGGCGGCTAAGAAGCCCAACATCCTCTACATTATGGCGGACCAGATGGCCGCTCCCCTTCTGGCCTTCCATGACAAAAACTCTCCTATCAAAACTCCCAATTTGGACCGTCTGGCTCGGGAAGGTGTGGTGTTTGATTCCGCATACTGCAATTCCCCACTGTGTGCTCCTTCGCGCTTCGTCATGGTGACCGGTCAGCTCCCGTCCAAAATTGGCGCCTACGACAACGCCTCAGACTTGCCCGCCGACATCCCCACATATGCCCATTATTTGCGCCGCGAAGGCTATCACACTGCTCTGGCTGGTAAAATGCACTTTTGTGGACCTGACCAGCTTCATGGCTATGAGCAGCGACTGACCAGCGACATTTACCCCGGGGACTATGGTTGGTCCGTCAATTGGGACGAGCCG GATATTCGTCCCGACTGGTATCACAACATGTCGTCGGTGATGGAGGCAGGTCCTGTCGTGCGCACCAACCAGCTCGActttgacgaagaagtcatctACAAATCGACACAGTATCTTTATGATCATGTCCGCCACCGTACCGACCAGCCCTTCTGCTTGACAGTGTCTATGACCCATCCGCATGACCCGTACGCGATGACAAAGGAATTCTGGGACTTGTACGAAGACGTGGACATTCCGTTGCCAAAGACGCCTGCCATTCCCCAGGACCAGCAGGATCCCCACTCGCAGCGGGTCCTCAAGTGCATTGACTTGTGGGGCAAGGAGATACCGGAGGAGCGCATCAAAGCTGCGCGCCGCGCGTACTACGCCGCCTGCACCTACGTCGACACCAATGTCGGGAAGCTGCTGAAGGTGTTGGAGAACTGTGGTCTGCGCGACGACACCATCGTCGTTTTCACGGGCGATCACGGCGACATGCTGGGTGAGCGAGGCTTGTGGTACAAGATGGTCTGGTACGAGAACTCGGCACGTGTGCCCATGATCGTGCATGCCCCTAACCGCTTTGCTCCGAAGCGCGTTTCGGAGAACGTCTCGACCATGGACCTGTTGCCGACCTTTGCCGCAATGGCTGGAGCCCCGTTGGTCAAGGAGCTTCCGCTGGATGGTGTGTCGCTGATGCCGTACCTCACTGGCGAGGAGGGTGTCAAGACCGACACGGTGCTGGGCGAGTACATGGCCGAGGGCACGCAGTCGCCAACTGTCATGATCCGTCGCGGCCGGTGGAAGTTTGTCTATTCGCTGATCGACCCACCCATGCTTTACGACCTCGAGAACGACCCGGAGGAACGGGTGAACTTGGTTGCGGGTCTTGCTGTACCATCGCAGTCATTGGCCGTCAAGGGTGCCGCGGTTGATCAGGTCAAGTCTACAGCTCTCCCTACCCCGGCCGATACGCCGTCGGAAACTCCTCGTGCGTCCCCAGTGCCCCAGCGCGCCAATTCATCCTTCCCGTTCCCGACTCCCCCACGCACCCCCAGTCCCGCCAAACTTCCCGTTGCGGTGCCTGCGACCACCGATCCGGCCACGCTGTTGGCGCACTTTACCGAAGAAGTGCACGCCCGCTGGGATCTGAAGGCGATCCAAGAGGACGTGCTGCGGTCGCAGCGCCGGCGTCGCCTGGTGTACTCGGCTCTCATCCGGGGTACTCCGACCATCTGGGACTATGAGCCTCGCATTGACCCTAGCACGCAGTATGTGCGCAACCAAGGCAAGGGGGCTTTGGACGATGTCGAGTTTATCTCGCGCTGGCCCCGTGTGTTGCAGCAGGCTGCCAACGCCATGGGTGCGAAGGTTTAG